A window from Triticum aestivum cultivar Chinese Spring chromosome 6D, IWGSC CS RefSeq v2.1, whole genome shotgun sequence encodes these proteins:
- the LOC123143398 gene encoding transcription termination factor MTERF8, chloroplastic — protein sequence MLRLRCCLLTQLLSSPSASPASQLHHLFSAAVCPNPAFAVDDYLVSTCGLTRPQALKASAKLSHLKSTANPDAVLVFLAGLGLSGADVAGAVAKDPQLLCAGVERTLAPVVAGLTGLGLSRSEVARLVSLCPDKFRRRSIVSTLEYCLPLFGSSENLFRALKSGSVLSSDLERVVKPNVTFLRECGLGACDIAKLYVLRPSTLGISTERIRTAVACIEGLGVPRGSPMFRHALQAVAFLSEEKITAKVEHLKKAFRWSDVEVGIAFSKSPTLLMRAKESLQHRSEFLISEVGLEPAYIAYRPAMLTYSLEGRIRPRYYVVKFLKENGLLKRDPSYYTVFKESDMTFKKKFIHPHKEAAPHLEKDYDAACKGEVPTNFRFT from the coding sequence ATGCTCCGGCTCCGGTGCTGCCTCCTCACCCAGCTCCTCTCATCTCCCTCCGCGTCTCCCGCCTCCCAGCTCCACCACCTCTTCTCCGCGGCCGTCTGCCCCAATCCTGCCTTCGCCGTCGACGACTACCTCGTCTCCACCTGCGGCCTCACCCGACCACAGGCCCTCAAGGCCTCCGCCAAGCTCTCCCACCTCAAGTCCACCGCCAACCCCGACGCCGTGCtcgtcttcctcgccggcctcggcctctccggcgccgacgtCGCCGGCGCCGTAGCCAAGGACCCGCAGCTCCTCTGCGCCGGCGTGGAGAGGACCCTGGCCCCCGTCGTCGCCGGGCTCACCGGCCTTGGCCTCTCGCGTTCTGAGGTCGCACGCCTCGTCTCGCTTTGCCCCGACAAATTCCGTCGTAGATCCATCGTCTCCACGCTTGAGTACTGCTTGCCCCTCTTCGGCTCCTCCGAGAACCTCTTTCGAGCCCTCAAGAGTGGCTCCGTTCTCTCCTCCGACCTCGAGCGGGTGGTCAAGCCCAATGTCACCTTCCTGCGGGAGTGCGGGCTAGGTGCTTGTGACATTGCCAAGCTATACGTACTTAGGCCATCGACCCTCGGCATCAGCACGGAACGCATCCGGACAGCAGTGGCGTGCATCGAAGGTCTTGGTGTACCCCGTGGATCTCCGATGTTCAGACATGCACTACAAGCTGTTGCATTCCTCAGCGAGGAGAAAATCACCGCCAAAGTGGAGCACTTGAAGAAAGCGTTCAGGTGGTCGGATGTCGAGGTGGGCATTGCTTTTTCTAAGTCTCCAACGTTGCTAATGAGGGCTAAGGAATCACTGCAGCACAGGTCCGAGTTCCTCATCTCTGAGGTGGGGTTGGAACCGGCATACATTGCTTATCGTCCGGCAATGCTCACTTACAGCTTGGAGGGCCGGATCAGACCCCGGTACTATGTCGTAAAGTTTCTCAAGGAAAATGGATTGCTCAAGCGTGACCCGAGCTACTATACTGTTTTCAAGGAGTCCGACATGACATTCAAGAAGAAGTTCATACACCCTCATAAGGAAGCTGCACCGCACCTTGAAAAAGACTACGATGCTGCTTGCAAAGGGGAAGTGCCCACTAATTTCAGATTCACATAA